In one Verrucomicrobiota bacterium genomic region, the following are encoded:
- the rfbF gene encoding glucose-1-phosphate cytidylyltransferase has protein sequence MEVVILCGGLGTRLREETEFRPKPMVPIGGRPILWHIMKIYAHYGHKRFILCLGYKGEIIKDYFRNYHWNTCDVTLRLGAKPQIHYHGKHEEEDWEVTLLDTGLQTQTGGRLLRALSFVQSETFLFTYGDGVTNSDINQSIEFHRQHGAIVTVTAVKPSGRFGELALDGQTITAFREKPEKETFVSGGFFVMNKSVGQYLEGGDACVLERTPLERLTREGQVKAYCHSGFWQCMDTAREQDWLNQFWAAGNAPWKLW, from the coding sequence ATGGAAGTGGTGATTTTATGCGGTGGGTTAGGCACGCGGCTCCGGGAGGAAACGGAGTTCCGTCCCAAGCCCATGGTGCCGATCGGTGGCCGGCCGATCCTCTGGCACATCATGAAAATCTACGCCCATTACGGGCACAAGCGGTTCATTCTGTGTCTCGGATACAAGGGCGAGATCATCAAGGATTACTTCCGGAACTATCACTGGAACACTTGCGACGTCACGTTGCGCCTCGGCGCCAAACCTCAAATCCACTACCACGGCAAACACGAGGAGGAAGATTGGGAGGTCACGCTGCTCGACACGGGCTTGCAGACGCAAACGGGCGGGCGCCTCCTCCGCGCGCTGTCGTTCGTCCAATCCGAGACGTTTCTTTTCACCTACGGGGACGGCGTGACGAACAGCGACATCAATCAGTCCATCGAATTTCACCGCCAGCACGGCGCGATCGTGACCGTGACCGCTGTCAAACCGAGCGGACGCTTTGGTGAACTCGCTCTGGACGGCCAGACGATTACTGCCTTTCGCGAAAAGCCTGAGAAAGAAACGTTCGTCAGCGGGGGATTCTTCGTGATGAACAAGAGCGTTGGCCAGTATCTGGAAGGCGGCGATGCCTGCGTGCTGGAACGGACGCCCCTGGAGCGGCTCACCCGCGAAGGCCAGGTCAAGGCGTATTGCCACTCCGGTTTCTGGCAGTGCATGGACACGGCGCGGGAACAGGATTGGCTCAACCAGTTCTGGGCGGCGGGCAACGCGCCATGGAAGCTCTGGTGA